Part of the Oceanispirochaeta sp. genome is shown below.
TTGTGGCATCAAATGATTCATTCCTTCTTGTTTGGGGTGGAGACGGTACTGCGAATCTGGCTCTCAATACACTTATGAACGATGCAGATGATCAGAGACGGCAGGAGATTGCCGTTGGTTTTTTGAGAGGAGGAAGCGGGAATGGAATTCAAGACAGTTATGAAGTGCCGAAAGGGCTGTCAAATCAGGTAAAAACTTATCTGAAAAGTATGAAAGACAAGCTGACTCAAAGAGTGGATCTTCTTAAAATCAGCTATGACGGGATAGAGACATACGGCCAGCTCTTCGGCACAGGACTGGATGCCAGAATTCTTCAGGCAAGGAACCAGAATAGGCGGACCGGTGGAGATAAGGCCCCGCGTCCTGGTTTCATCCCCTATATAATCCCGGCGATCAGAATCGTTTGGAATAATGCCAGACTCCTCACAGAACCTCAGAGGCTCAAGATGATGAAGGGACGCTTCGCTTTTAGAGGAACCAGAACCAATGCGGAATTCCCTTTTGATCAGTATACAATTGACACCAGAGCACCCCTGATTGAATTGGGAGTACGGCCCTATTTTGGATGGTATTATAAAATCTGTCCCGATGTTGTTTGTAATGATGGTCTCTTTGATGTCTATCTGTTTAATATAACGAGTCCCTTCAGAATTCCTTTTCAGCTTTATCGTTTATGGAATGGTCAGTATGACAGAATAAACAACTGGAATGCCAAAAGGAGTCTTCCACTGATTGAACACTACAAGATCAAAGAAATGGAGTTCCAGTCTCAAAAAGACAGAGTCTTTCATATTGATGGTGAATTAAAAAAGACCGATGGTCCTATCCATATTGAAGTGGTATCACAGTCCCTTCAATTTCTGGTTCCTCAGAGCTTTCATGAAAAATTCCATCCCATCCATAACAATGAAAATTAGTCGATTTACACCATAGAAAAAGTGATCTCTTCCTGAGTATAGTAATATTATGACAACAAGCACAGATAAGGTTGAACAGCAAAGCATCGAAGAAAAATTGAATGCCCTCACCCACAGTATCGGTGCCGGATTGAGCATCGCCGGGCTGATTATTCTACTTGTCCTGAC
Proteins encoded:
- a CDS encoding diacylglycerol kinase family protein, translated to MENRFNLIINPGRYPWFSKELKRLLRYVKGGTVSESASREHFKQLIKEFVASNDSFLLVWGGDGTANLALNTLMNDADDQRRQEIAVGFLRGGSGNGIQDSYEVPKGLSNQVKTYLKSMKDKLTQRVDLLKISYDGIETYGQLFGTGLDARILQARNQNRRTGGDKAPRPGFIPYIIPAIRIVWNNARLLTEPQRLKMMKGRFAFRGTRTNAEFPFDQYTIDTRAPLIELGVRPYFGWYYKICPDVVCNDGLFDVYLFNITSPFRIPFQLYRLWNGQYDRINNWNAKRSLPLIEHYKIKEMEFQSQKDRVFHIDGELKKTDGPIHIEVVSQSLQFLVPQSFHEKFHPIHNNEN